From a single Mycolicibacterium moriokaense genomic region:
- the crcB gene encoding fluoride efflux transporter CrcB has protein sequence MIAILTFLAGASGAVTRFLLDSWTKERWRSPFPLATVVINITGSLLLGVLAGIVLFHGQSSAWQTVLGTGFCGGYTTFSTASFETVRLVQQGRRMLALVNAVVSLVLSVAGCVCGFALVWAV, from the coding sequence ATGATCGCCATCCTCACCTTCCTCGCCGGAGCGTCCGGTGCGGTGACGCGATTCCTGCTCGACTCATGGACGAAGGAGCGGTGGCGGTCGCCGTTTCCGTTGGCCACCGTCGTCATCAACATCACGGGATCGCTGCTCCTCGGCGTCCTCGCCGGGATCGTGCTCTTCCACGGCCAGTCCAGCGCCTGGCAGACGGTGCTGGGGACCGGATTCTGCGGCGGGTACACGACGTTCAGCACCGCGAGTTTCGAAACCGTGCGGCTGGTCCAACAGGGCCGGCGGATGCTGGCTTTGGTGAATGCGGTTGTGTCCTTGGTCCTGTCGGTCGCAGGCTGTGTGTGTGGCTTCGCGCTGGTGTGGGCGGTCTGA
- a CDS encoding GNAT family N-acetyltransferase, translating into MTDIDQAPSPVLPRELTSISDEVRAVGAPPTPTLAEPYDVRLVNAEADSEMVSDWMNRPHLVEAWEYPWPPQRWQRYLQAQLDGEYSRPFIASFRGQPFAYLELYRAAKDSIAPRYDADPHDIGLHAAIADLRFVNRGIAPIMLPRLVSSIFELEPRCRRIMFDPDHRNAGARGVCEFAGAVFLGEHDMSNRRMALYALSRSPSDTPV; encoded by the coding sequence ATGACCGACATTGACCAGGCGCCATCACCCGTCCTGCCGCGTGAGCTGACGTCGATATCCGACGAGGTCCGCGCCGTGGGTGCGCCGCCGACGCCCACTCTGGCCGAACCGTACGACGTGCGGCTCGTCAACGCCGAGGCCGACTCGGAGATGGTGTCGGATTGGATGAATCGCCCGCACCTGGTGGAGGCATGGGAGTACCCGTGGCCACCGCAGAGGTGGCAGCGCTATCTCCAGGCGCAACTCGACGGCGAGTACTCGCGCCCGTTCATCGCCAGCTTCCGTGGGCAGCCGTTCGCCTACCTCGAGCTCTACCGCGCGGCGAAGGACTCGATCGCGCCGCGCTATGACGCGGACCCGCACGACATCGGATTGCACGCGGCGATCGCGGATCTGCGGTTCGTCAACCGGGGGATCGCGCCGATCATGTTGCCTCGCTTGGTCTCCAGCATCTTCGAGCTCGAACCGCGGTGCCGTCGCATCATGTTCGACCCGGACCACCGCAACGCCGGAGCGCGTGGGGTCTGCGAGTTCGCGGGCGCCGTGTTTCTCGGTGAGCACGACATGTCGAACCGGCGCATGGCGCTGTACGCGCTGTCGCGCTCACCGTCGGATACACCCGTTTAA
- a CDS encoding universal stress protein, which translates to MDNTDEPLRPATTELVVGWDRQPASAAALQFAVGLARRLNAHVHVVHIADFDDMPVDPDAWDYEEQFHASLEAHAVAARDLLDELGANWTYHAMHGRPPDVLADMAEDVDALMIVLGAPRGGVHSFIDSFAGQSVAHQLTRRHSRAVLLVPE; encoded by the coding sequence ATGGACAACACTGACGAACCTCTTCGACCGGCCACCACCGAATTGGTCGTTGGGTGGGACCGGCAGCCGGCGAGTGCGGCCGCATTGCAGTTTGCGGTCGGCCTAGCCCGTCGCCTGAACGCCCATGTGCACGTCGTGCATATCGCCGACTTTGACGACATGCCTGTGGATCCGGATGCGTGGGACTACGAAGAGCAGTTCCACGCCAGTCTCGAAGCTCATGCCGTCGCCGCGCGGGACTTGCTCGATGAACTCGGTGCGAACTGGACATATCACGCCATGCACGGCCGTCCACCCGATGTGCTTGCCGATATGGCCGAGGACGTCGACGCGCTGATGATCGTGCTGGGCGCGCCCCGAGGTGGCGTGCATTCGTTCATCGACTCATTCGCCGGACAGTCCGTGGCACACCAGTTGACACGCAGACACAGCCGTGCGGTGCTCTTGGTCCCCGAGTAG
- a CDS encoding SRPBCC family protein, with amino-acid sequence MITDAGVDIDAPATVVWDVFSDVEHWPEWTASVTSLVALDGAGLAVGKRFEIKQPRMPKLVWEVTDVAPGESWTWVQRSPGGLTVASHEVTAISDGRTRVRQQIDQRGPIGALVGLAVRRMTRRYLDMEAVGLKARSEQLYHLDGPAS; translated from the coding sequence ATGATTACCGATGCGGGTGTCGACATCGACGCACCAGCCACCGTCGTCTGGGACGTCTTCAGCGACGTCGAGCACTGGCCTGAGTGGACGGCCTCGGTCACCAGCCTGGTCGCCCTCGATGGCGCGGGCCTCGCCGTGGGCAAGCGCTTCGAGATCAAACAACCGCGCATGCCCAAGCTGGTGTGGGAGGTCACCGACGTGGCACCCGGCGAGTCATGGACCTGGGTGCAGCGCTCGCCCGGCGGCCTGACGGTGGCCAGCCACGAGGTCACCGCCATCTCCGACGGCCGGACGCGGGTGCGTCAGCAGATCGACCAGCGTGGACCGATCGGGGCATTGGTCGGCCTCGCCGTGCGGCGGATGACGCGGCGCTACCTCGACATGGAGGCCGTCGGCCTCAAGGCGCGAAGCGAGCAGCTGTACCACCTCGATGGCCCGGCCTCTTGA
- a CDS encoding acyl carrier protein, producing the protein MKPSTPEAVSTALTEILREDMNVDIARVTRESRLIDDVGLDSVAFAVGMVAIEDKLGVALSEEDLLSCDTVGDLEAAILAKVPAAQGNS; encoded by the coding sequence GTGAAGCCGTCTACTCCCGAAGCGGTGAGCACCGCCCTCACCGAAATCCTCCGCGAAGACATGAACGTCGACATCGCCCGGGTCACCCGAGAGTCCAGACTCATCGACGACGTCGGCCTCGACTCCGTCGCCTTCGCGGTCGGCATGGTCGCCATCGAGGACAAACTCGGCGTGGCACTTTCCGAAGAGGACCTGCTCAGCTGCGATACCGTCGGTGACCTCGAAGCGGCCATCCTCGCGAAGGTGCCTGCCGCTCAGGGGAACTCATGA
- a CDS encoding patatin-like phospholipase family protein — METPFDDDVFDRLNRRDIALDLAEAVEEEVVDSVGAVDLPSAEPTLLLQKMENKLVRHHLAKPDVLSDEQLRRLRYILNFARLADFEPGAAGPGGSRGRGDVSVGAELSQWRTRVADALYVPLREERDPTTALTRARDVLAELTDGQDEQRRLLIERHANDFSPAELDAEVGYKKLVTVLGGGGGAGFVYIGGMQRLLEAGQVPDYMIGSSFGSIIGSVMARTLPIPVDEYVAWAKTVTYGAILGPERLRRRHGLAGLFSLRFDDFAHALFSREDGERMRMADLTIPLDIVVAGVRKQPYAALPSRFRRPELAALQMRSLPFRPIGIGAQVARRLWQVSAFIDVRVVKPIVVGDDDLTRDIDVVDAASFSSAIPGVLHHETSDRRMVPILDALCREKGVAALVDGGAASNVPVELAWKRVRDGRIGTRNACYLAFDCFHPQWDPRHLWLIPIAQAVQLQMMRNAPYADHLVRFSPTLSPANLAPSGVSIDRACAWGRKSAEKAIPVTTALLQPTWWEGDRPAVPDTKPGDRRKSVAPPMSAVMATLQVPQNRLARWRNQRLT, encoded by the coding sequence ATGGAGACTCCCTTCGACGACGACGTGTTCGACCGGCTCAACCGCCGCGACATCGCGCTCGACCTCGCCGAGGCCGTCGAGGAGGAGGTCGTCGACTCCGTCGGCGCCGTCGATCTCCCGTCCGCCGAGCCGACACTTCTGCTGCAGAAGATGGAGAACAAACTCGTCCGGCACCACCTGGCGAAGCCCGACGTGCTGAGCGACGAACAGCTGCGCCGGCTGCGCTACATCCTCAACTTCGCCCGGCTCGCCGACTTCGAACCCGGGGCCGCCGGTCCAGGCGGCAGCCGCGGACGCGGCGACGTCTCCGTGGGCGCCGAACTCTCGCAATGGCGGACCAGGGTCGCCGACGCCCTCTATGTGCCGCTTCGCGAAGAACGCGACCCCACAACGGCATTGACGCGTGCGCGTGACGTCCTCGCGGAGCTGACCGACGGCCAGGACGAGCAGCGTCGGCTGCTGATCGAGAGGCACGCCAACGACTTCTCCCCCGCCGAACTCGATGCCGAAGTCGGCTACAAGAAACTCGTCACCGTACTCGGCGGCGGAGGCGGTGCGGGATTCGTCTATATCGGCGGCATGCAGCGGCTGCTCGAGGCAGGCCAGGTACCGGACTACATGATCGGTTCGTCGTTCGGCTCGATCATCGGCAGCGTGATGGCCCGGACCCTGCCGATACCGGTCGACGAGTACGTCGCGTGGGCGAAAACGGTGACGTACGGCGCCATCCTCGGGCCCGAACGCCTGCGCCGCAGGCACGGGCTGGCCGGTCTCTTCTCGCTGCGGTTCGACGACTTCGCCCACGCGCTGTTCAGCCGCGAGGACGGTGAACGGATGCGAATGGCGGACTTGACGATTCCGCTCGACATCGTCGTGGCCGGTGTGCGCAAACAGCCGTATGCCGCACTGCCGTCGCGGTTTCGCCGTCCCGAACTCGCGGCGCTGCAGATGCGGTCGCTGCCCTTCCGTCCGATCGGCATCGGTGCGCAGGTCGCGCGCCGGCTGTGGCAGGTGTCGGCGTTCATCGACGTGCGGGTTGTCAAGCCGATCGTCGTGGGCGACGACGACCTCACGCGTGACATCGACGTCGTGGACGCCGCCTCCTTCTCGTCGGCGATTCCCGGTGTGCTGCACCATGAAACGAGCGACCGCAGGATGGTCCCGATCCTCGACGCCCTGTGCAGGGAGAAGGGCGTCGCGGCGCTGGTCGACGGCGGCGCGGCGAGCAACGTCCCGGTCGAGCTGGCGTGGAAGCGCGTCCGCGACGGCAGGATCGGCACCCGCAACGCGTGCTACCTCGCGTTCGATTGCTTTCACCCGCAATGGGATCCGCGTCATCTGTGGCTCATTCCGATCGCGCAGGCGGTGCAGTTGCAGATGATGCGCAACGCTCCCTACGCCGACCACCTGGTGCGGTTCTCCCCGACATTGTCCCCCGCCAACCTCGCACCGTCGGGGGTGTCCATCGACCGCGCCTGCGCGTGGGGCCGAAAGAGCGCCGAAAAGGCCATCCCCGTCACCACGGCGCTGTTACAACCGACGTGGTGGGAAGGCGACCGACCCGCGGTCCCCGACACCAAGCCCGGCGATCGTCGCAAATCGGTGGCACCGCCGATGAGTGCGGTGATGGCGACCCTCCAGGTGCCTCAGAATCGGTTGGCGCGGTGGCGAAACCAACGGCTGACGTGA
- the pgm gene encoding phosphoglucomutase (alpha-D-glucose-1,6-bisphosphate-dependent), with protein sequence MANPRAGQLAQPEDLIDVAQVVTAYYTVEPDPDNVDQQVVFGTSGHRGSSLDGAFNEAHIVATTQAIVEYRQAQGTSGPLFIGRDTHALSEPAWASALEVLAGNDVVAMIDSADRYTPTPAVSHAILTFNDGRDGDLADGIVVTPSHNPPRDGGFKYNPPNGGPADTDATGAIAKRANEILRNGLKDVKRVPLASALKTAQRHDYLDAYIADLPNVVDLHAISAEGIRIGADPLGGASVDYWGAIAERYNLKLTVVNPLVDATWRFMTLDTDGKIRMDCSSPNAMASLIANRESYQIATGNDADSDRHGIVTPDGGLLNPNHYLAVAIDYLYTNRPDWPASTAVGKTAVSSSIIDRVVAGLGRKLVEVPVGFKWFVDGLLGGTIGFGGEESAGASFLRRDGSVWTTDKDGIILALLASEILAKTGSTPSQRYNELAEKYGAPTYARIDAPANREQKARLSKLSAEQVTATELAGEVITAKLTTAPGNGAPLGGLKVTTENAWFAARPSGTEDVYKIYAESFRGPEHLAEVQEAAREVVNKVIA encoded by the coding sequence ATGGCCAATCCTCGCGCCGGTCAGTTGGCGCAACCCGAAGACCTCATCGATGTGGCGCAGGTCGTCACGGCGTATTACACCGTCGAACCCGACCCGGACAACGTCGACCAACAGGTCGTGTTCGGCACCTCGGGTCACCGGGGCTCCAGCCTCGACGGGGCCTTCAACGAGGCGCACATCGTCGCGACGACGCAGGCCATCGTCGAGTACCGGCAGGCGCAGGGCACGTCCGGACCGCTGTTCATCGGACGCGACACGCACGCGCTCTCCGAGCCGGCGTGGGCCTCGGCGCTGGAGGTGCTGGCAGGCAATGACGTCGTCGCGATGATCGATTCGGCCGATCGCTACACCCCGACCCCCGCCGTCAGCCACGCCATCCTGACCTTCAACGACGGCCGCGACGGCGATCTGGCCGACGGGATCGTGGTCACGCCGTCGCACAACCCGCCGCGTGATGGCGGCTTCAAGTACAACCCGCCCAACGGCGGACCCGCCGACACCGACGCCACCGGGGCAATCGCCAAGCGCGCCAACGAGATCCTGCGCAACGGTCTCAAGGACGTGAAACGCGTACCTCTGGCCAGTGCACTAAAGACCGCGCAGCGTCACGACTACCTCGACGCGTACATCGCGGACCTGCCCAACGTCGTCGATCTGCACGCGATCAGCGCCGAGGGGATCCGCATCGGGGCCGACCCGCTGGGCGGCGCGAGCGTCGACTACTGGGGCGCCATCGCCGAGCGGTACAACCTCAAACTCACCGTCGTCAACCCGCTCGTCGACGCCACGTGGCGGTTCATGACGCTGGACACCGACGGCAAGATCCGGATGGACTGCAGCTCGCCCAACGCGATGGCGTCGTTGATCGCCAACCGCGAGAGCTATCAGATCGCCACCGGCAACGACGCGGACTCCGACCGGCACGGCATCGTGACGCCCGACGGCGGACTGCTCAACCCGAACCACTACCTGGCGGTGGCAATCGACTATCTGTACACCAACCGGCCCGACTGGCCGGCGTCCACGGCGGTCGGTAAGACCGCGGTCAGTTCGTCGATCATCGACCGGGTGGTCGCCGGGTTGGGCCGCAAGCTGGTCGAGGTGCCTGTGGGCTTCAAATGGTTCGTCGACGGATTGCTCGGCGGCACCATCGGTTTCGGCGGCGAGGAAAGCGCGGGCGCGTCCTTCCTACGGCGCGACGGCTCGGTGTGGACGACCGACAAGGACGGCATCATCCTCGCGTTGTTGGCGTCGGAGATTCTCGCGAAGACGGGGTCCACGCCGTCGCAACGGTATAACGAGCTTGCCGAAAAGTACGGTGCGCCAACCTATGCGCGTATCGACGCCCCTGCGAACCGTGAGCAGAAGGCCCGGCTCTCGAAACTGTCGGCCGAGCAGGTGACGGCCACGGAACTGGCGGGGGAGGTGATCACCGCCAAGCTGACGACGGCGCCGGGCAACGGTGCGCCGCTGGGTGGACTGAAGGTGACGACGGAGAACGCGTGGTTCGCGGCGCGCCCGTCAGGCACCGAGGACGTGTACAAGATCTACGCCGAGTCGTTCCGCGGGCCGGAGCATCTTGCCGAGGTGCAGGAAGCGGCCAGGGAAGTGGTGAATAAAGTCATCGCGTGA
- the mbtN gene encoding mycobactin biosynthesis acyl-ACP dehydrogenase MbtN: MTAPADVEAEKFTELLDRVFDDRVTKWTAEAEETERFPRELIEYLGDSGVFASKWPTGQQQCDVAKVIALARKLGALGSAGIGVGVGLHDAGIAILRRFGKSDYLRNIAEQAIRGEAVLCIGASEQSGGSDLQIVGTQVRSVCDGFEVKGIKKFVSLSPIADHVLAVARSVDHDPNSTHGSVVVVAVPLAQCEIQTPYRKVGAGPLDTAAVHIDTWVPADALVARAGIGLAAISWGLAQERMSVAGLVSTSAQRVIGITLARMMTRRQFGHTLFEHQALRLRIADLQARVDMLRYALDGIAATGKLDLRTAAAMKVTAARLGEEVFNECMHIFGGSGYLVDETPLGKWWRDMKLARVGGGTDEVLWELVAAAMKPDYDGYAEFNQLP, from the coding sequence ATGACGGCGCCCGCCGATGTTGAGGCGGAAAAATTCACCGAGCTGCTCGATCGGGTCTTCGACGACCGGGTGACGAAGTGGACTGCGGAGGCCGAAGAGACCGAGCGGTTTCCGCGCGAGCTCATCGAATACCTGGGCGACTCAGGTGTTTTCGCGTCGAAGTGGCCGACTGGTCAGCAGCAGTGCGACGTCGCAAAGGTTATCGCGCTGGCCAGGAAGCTCGGCGCACTGGGATCAGCGGGTATCGGCGTCGGCGTCGGGCTGCACGACGCGGGCATCGCAATCCTGCGTCGCTTCGGCAAGTCGGACTACCTCCGCAACATCGCCGAACAGGCCATCCGTGGCGAGGCCGTGCTCTGCATCGGCGCTTCGGAGCAGTCGGGAGGGTCCGACCTGCAGATCGTCGGCACACAGGTCCGTTCCGTGTGCGACGGTTTCGAGGTCAAGGGCATCAAGAAGTTCGTCTCGCTGTCGCCGATCGCCGATCACGTGTTGGCGGTTGCGCGCAGCGTCGACCACGATCCGAACAGCACGCACGGCAGCGTGGTCGTCGTCGCCGTCCCGTTGGCACAGTGCGAGATTCAGACGCCGTACCGCAAGGTCGGTGCGGGACCGCTGGACACCGCCGCCGTACACATCGACACCTGGGTACCCGCCGACGCTCTGGTCGCCCGCGCGGGGATCGGCCTGGCAGCCATCTCCTGGGGACTGGCGCAGGAGCGAATGTCGGTGGCCGGCCTGGTGTCGACGTCCGCTCAGCGTGTCATCGGAATCACGCTGGCGCGCATGATGACTCGCCGACAGTTCGGCCACACGCTGTTTGAGCATCAGGCGCTGCGGTTGCGCATCGCCGACCTGCAGGCCCGCGTCGACATGTTGCGCTATGCGCTCGACGGCATCGCGGCGACGGGCAAGTTGGACCTACGCACCGCGGCGGCCATGAAGGTCACCGCGGCCCGCCTCGGCGAAGAGGTGTTCAACGAGTGCATGCACATCTTCGGCGGGTCGGGTTATCTGGTGGACGAGACGCCGCTGGGCAAATGGTGGCGCGATATGAAGCTGGCGCGCGTCGGCGGCGGCACCGATGAAGTGTTGTGGGAACTGGTCGCGGCGGCGATGAAGCCGGACTACGACGGCTACGCCGAGTTCAACCAGCTACCCTAA
- the mbtM gene encoding long-chain-fatty acid--ACP ligase MbtM codes for MTDLADALSAAMRGAPTKLSVLDTENDKWIHHPWQEVHARSENVAERIVDDGSTAVGLVGDPTVEFIAAIPGAFFAGAGLSILPGPIRRAHPQEWAKSTVDRFRSIGVTTAFSHGAELELLRAHAEGLVVHDLTEVAHIHRSTTFHGPRAADTAILQGTAGSTGTPRTAQISPFAALSNLRGLQTRVNINESSRTHSWLPLYHDMGLTFLLVSTLSQAELWQAPTKAFAGNPFNWLKWLDESKATMTAAPNMAFNIIGKYAGGLSDLNLSNLGFTLNGGEPIDCEGYARFSTELARFGFNPNSLAPSYGLAESTCAVTIPVPFTGLRLDEVTVTTDEGEATRQFAVLGHPIPGMEVRVNTDETRSTEVTGRDVGEVEVRGTSLMTGYVGQDPIDSQEWLPTGDLGYLTDDGLVICGRAKELITVAGRNIFPTEVERVAGKIEGVRDGCVIATGTGESTARPKLVITAEFKGEDESAARSAVVARVASECGVVPADVVFVKPGALPRTSSGKLRRLEVKRNLEGASR; via the coding sequence ATGACCGATTTGGCCGACGCGCTATCGGCAGCAATGCGGGGTGCCCCGACCAAGCTGTCGGTGCTCGATACCGAGAACGACAAGTGGATTCATCACCCCTGGCAAGAGGTCCACGCGCGATCCGAGAACGTCGCCGAACGCATCGTCGACGACGGGTCGACTGCGGTCGGGCTTGTCGGCGACCCGACCGTGGAGTTCATCGCTGCGATTCCCGGCGCGTTCTTCGCAGGCGCGGGACTGTCCATCCTGCCGGGCCCGATCCGGCGTGCCCATCCGCAGGAGTGGGCCAAGAGCACGGTGGACCGATTCCGCAGCATCGGAGTGACGACCGCCTTCAGCCACGGCGCCGAGTTGGAGTTGCTGCGCGCACACGCCGAGGGCCTCGTCGTCCACGACCTCACCGAGGTCGCGCACATACACCGTTCCACCACCTTCCACGGCCCGCGGGCCGCAGATACCGCGATCCTGCAGGGCACGGCGGGATCGACGGGAACGCCACGCACGGCGCAGATTTCGCCCTTTGCCGCACTCTCGAACCTGCGCGGACTCCAGACGCGAGTCAACATCAACGAAAGCAGCCGCACGCACAGCTGGCTGCCGCTCTACCACGACATGGGGCTGACATTCCTGCTCGTGTCCACGCTGTCGCAGGCGGAGCTGTGGCAGGCGCCCACCAAGGCGTTCGCGGGCAACCCGTTCAACTGGCTCAAATGGCTGGACGAGAGCAAGGCCACCATGACCGCGGCGCCGAACATGGCATTCAACATCATCGGCAAGTACGCCGGCGGTCTGTCCGATCTGAACCTGAGCAACCTCGGCTTCACCCTCAACGGCGGTGAGCCCATCGACTGCGAGGGATACGCACGCTTTTCCACCGAGTTGGCCCGGTTCGGATTCAACCCGAACTCGCTGGCACCGTCCTACGGTCTCGCCGAATCCACCTGTGCGGTAACCATTCCCGTACCGTTCACCGGACTTCGGCTCGACGAGGTCACCGTCACCACCGACGAGGGCGAGGCCACCCGGCAGTTCGCGGTGCTCGGCCACCCGATCCCCGGCATGGAGGTCCGGGTGAACACCGATGAGACCCGCTCCACCGAGGTGACCGGACGCGACGTCGGCGAGGTGGAAGTCCGTGGCACGTCACTCATGACGGGATACGTCGGCCAAGATCCGATCGATTCCCAAGAATGGCTGCCCACAGGCGATCTCGGTTACCTCACCGACGACGGCCTCGTCATCTGTGGCCGCGCCAAGGAACTCATCACGGTCGCAGGCCGCAACATATTCCCCACCGAGGTGGAGCGCGTCGCCGGCAAGATCGAGGGTGTACGCGACGGGTGCGTCATCGCGACGGGCACGGGTGAGTCGACGGCACGTCCCAAGCTCGTCATCACGGCGGAGTTCAAGGGTGAGGACGAATCCGCGGCGCGCAGCGCCGTCGTCGCACGCGTCGCGTCGGAATGCGGCGTGGTGCCCGCGGATGTCGTGTTCGTGAAACCCGGTGCGCTGCCGCGTACGTCCTCCGGCAAGCTGCGCCGGTTGGAGGTCAAGCGCAACCTGGAGGGAGCCAGCCGATGA
- a CDS encoding TetR/AcrR family transcriptional regulator produces MARPLDLERRQALLDALVEEFAAAGIGDRSLRDVAAAVGTSHRMLLHHFGSRDELLLAIVDEVERRQMTAMHELPDDPADAIAAMWADLRRPELRPFERLFFECYARGVQGEQPFARMVPAAVHAWLDDEAARAVDPAMMRLGLAVARGLLLDLVATDDHEGVDAAAAAFVDLVRRAGV; encoded by the coding sequence ATGGCCCGGCCTCTTGACCTAGAGCGGCGCCAGGCGCTGCTCGACGCGCTGGTGGAGGAGTTCGCGGCGGCCGGCATCGGCGATCGCTCGCTCCGCGATGTTGCAGCCGCCGTCGGCACCAGCCATCGCATGCTGCTGCACCATTTCGGGTCGCGCGACGAACTTCTCTTGGCCATCGTCGACGAGGTTGAGCGACGGCAGATGACAGCGATGCACGAGCTGCCTGACGACCCGGCGGACGCGATCGCCGCCATGTGGGCGGACCTGCGCCGGCCCGAGCTACGCCCGTTCGAGCGGCTGTTCTTCGAGTGCTATGCGCGCGGTGTGCAGGGCGAGCAGCCCTTCGCGCGGATGGTGCCCGCTGCCGTGCACGCCTGGCTTGACGATGAGGCGGCGCGGGCAGTCGATCCTGCGATGATGCGCCTGGGCCTGGCTGTCGCGCGAGGGTTGCTGCTCGATCTGGTGGCGACCGACGACCACGAAGGTGTCGACGCGGCGGCGGCGGCGTTCGTCGATCTGGTGCGCCGAGCAGGCGTTTAG
- the crcB gene encoding fluoride efflux transporter CrcB — MTGDPEDDDPADVARPADDSHAELPIDPDAPAVRPLHLRPSALAWIFAGGIAGTALRYYIEKLIPHDGASWPWATFLINLSGAFVLGALLEGLARLGDDAGWRRRTRLCAGTGFCGAFTTYSTFALEVVLLERHGHLGTAISYGVLSVVGGVITAWLGIVVVASVHRRRAPA; from the coding sequence ATGACGGGGGATCCGGAGGACGACGATCCGGCTGACGTGGCACGCCCCGCGGACGATTCGCACGCCGAGTTGCCTATCGATCCCGACGCTCCTGCCGTCCGGCCGCTGCATCTACGTCCTTCGGCGTTGGCGTGGATCTTCGCAGGCGGTATCGCGGGGACGGCGCTGCGGTATTACATCGAGAAGCTCATACCGCACGACGGCGCATCGTGGCCGTGGGCGACCTTTCTGATCAACCTCAGCGGCGCCTTCGTCCTCGGCGCGCTGCTGGAGGGACTCGCCCGGCTCGGCGATGACGCCGGATGGCGTCGGCGCACGCGCCTCTGTGCCGGCACCGGATTCTGCGGGGCGTTCACCACGTACAGCACCTTCGCCCTGGAGGTCGTGCTGCTGGAGAGGCACGGCCACCTCGGAACGGCGATCAGTTACGGCGTGCTCAGCGTGGTGGGCGGTGTGATCACCGCCTGGCTCGGCATCGTGGTGGTCGCAAGTGTGCACCGCAGGAGGGCGCCCGCATGA
- a CDS encoding MFS transporter — MSFDAEGDCSTVADKPRLPREVWLLVAANVVVALGYGVVSPVLPQYARHFGVSISAATFVITAFALMRLVSASPAGWLVQRLGERRVYINGLLIVAVSTTVCAFAQTYWQLLLFRSLGGLGSAMFSVSSLALMIRISPPDARGRVAGLFSSGFLLGSVGGPVLGSLTAGLGLSAPFAIYGVALLIAAAVVFFSLRGSDGPLSEESAEPAVTLREVLRHRAYRAALLSNFATGWAAFGLRIALVPLFVVDVLGRSTGVAGLALATFAIGNVSVVIPSGYLSDRIGRRKLLIAGLMAAAVSTGLLGVSSSLVIFLATAYISGAATGIFVSPQQAAVADIVGNQSRGGTPVAVFQMMVDVGSIGGSLIVGMIAQHASFGWAFAVSGAILFIAAIGWIFAPETRGLPPAGHTPARPLGPEAAGEVP, encoded by the coding sequence GTGAGCTTCGACGCGGAGGGCGACTGTTCGACAGTGGCCGACAAGCCGAGGCTGCCGCGGGAAGTCTGGCTGCTGGTCGCGGCGAACGTGGTGGTGGCGCTCGGCTACGGAGTCGTCTCTCCCGTGTTGCCCCAGTATGCGCGGCACTTCGGCGTCAGCATCAGCGCGGCGACCTTCGTCATCACCGCCTTCGCGCTGATGCGGCTGGTGTCCGCGTCGCCGGCGGGCTGGCTGGTTCAGCGCCTGGGGGAGCGCCGGGTCTACATCAACGGTCTGCTGATCGTCGCGGTGTCCACCACCGTGTGCGCATTCGCGCAGACCTACTGGCAGCTGCTGCTGTTCCGATCGCTGGGTGGACTCGGCTCGGCCATGTTCTCGGTGTCGTCGCTGGCATTGATGATCCGGATCTCGCCGCCTGACGCACGCGGTCGCGTAGCGGGTCTGTTCTCGTCGGGATTCCTGCTCGGCTCGGTGGGTGGCCCGGTGCTCGGTAGCCTCACCGCCGGACTCGGTCTGTCGGCGCCGTTTGCGATCTACGGGGTGGCGCTGCTCATCGCGGCGGCGGTGGTGTTCTTCAGCCTGCGGGGCAGTGACGGACCCCTGTCGGAGGAGTCGGCTGAGCCTGCCGTCACGCTGCGAGAGGTGTTGCGGCACCGCGCCTACCGAGCCGCGCTGTTGTCCAATTTCGCGACCGGCTGGGCCGCGTTCGGACTGCGGATCGCCCTGGTGCCGCTGTTCGTGGTCGATGTTCTCGGTCGCAGCACCGGCGTAGCCGGCTTGGCGCTGGCGACATTCGCCATCGGCAACGTCTCGGTGGTGATCCCGAGCGGCTATCTGTCGGACCGGATCGGCCGGCGCAAGTTGCTCATCGCCGGGCTGATGGCCGCCGCCGTGTCGACGGGCCTGCTCGGGGTGTCGTCGTCGCTGGTGATCTTCTTGGCGACGGCCTACATATCCGGCGCGGCGACGGGCATCTTCGTCTCCCCGCAGCAGGCGGCCGTGGCCGACATCGTCGGGAATCAATCCCGCGGCGGAACGCCGGTGGCCGTGTTCCAGATGATGGTCGACGTGGGGTCGATCGGCGGGTCGTTGATCGTCGGCATGATCGCCCAGCATGCGTCGTTCGGCTGGGCCTTTGCCGTCAGCGGCGCGATCCTTTTCATCGCGGCGATCGGTTGGATCTTCGCCCCGGAGACCCGTGGCCTCCCGCCCGCAGGTCACACGCCGGCTCGTCCGCTCGGCCCGGAAGCCGCGGGCGAAGTGCCCTGA